Proteins from a single region of Geothrix sp. PMB-07:
- a CDS encoding protein-glutamate O-methyltransferase CheR, giving the protein MSGPRGTGPDPLASDREALTVDTFKALRERLYNHSGIALAPHKITMVQSRLAKRLRSLGLRTYEEYLRRLETPDDSEWSEFINALTTNLTSFFREGHHFTQLVELLKASPAPPRRLRIWSAGCSTGEEPYTLAMTLLKAFGQSAAIHILATDLDTAVLETAARGVYPEARIEGVEEAWKRFAFLRGTGDRKGMVRLRPEVRQLITFQQLNLLDERWDIDREPFQAIFCRNVMIYFDKPTQRRLLKRFHDALAPDGLLFVGHSEALLDTTLGFQSLGQTMYRRRTAP; this is encoded by the coding sequence ATGAGCGGACCACGCGGAACCGGGCCCGATCCCCTGGCTTCGGACCGGGAGGCCCTGACCGTCGACACCTTCAAGGCCCTCCGGGAGCGGCTCTACAACCACTCCGGCATCGCCCTGGCTCCCCACAAGATCACCATGGTGCAGTCCCGCCTGGCCAAGCGCCTGCGGAGCCTGGGACTGCGCACCTATGAAGAATACCTCCGCCGCCTGGAAACCCCGGACGACTCCGAGTGGTCCGAGTTCATCAACGCCCTCACCACCAACCTCACCAGCTTCTTCCGGGAGGGGCACCACTTCACCCAGTTGGTGGAGCTGCTGAAAGCCTCCCCCGCCCCGCCCCGTCGCCTGCGCATCTGGAGCGCTGGCTGTTCCACCGGCGAGGAGCCCTACACCTTGGCCATGACCCTGCTGAAGGCCTTCGGCCAGAGCGCCGCCATCCACATCCTGGCCACCGATTTGGACACGGCCGTGCTGGAAACCGCGGCCCGGGGCGTCTATCCCGAAGCCCGGATCGAGGGCGTGGAAGAGGCCTGGAAACGGTTCGCCTTCCTGCGCGGCACCGGTGATCGCAAGGGCATGGTCCGCCTGCGCCCCGAGGTGCGCCAGCTGATCACCTTCCAGCAGCTGAACCTGCTCGATGAGCGCTGGGACATCGACCGGGAACCCTTCCAGGCGATCTTCTGCCGGAACGTCATGATCTATTTCGACAAGCCCACACAGCGCAGGCTGCTCAAGCGTTTCCACGACGCCCTCGCCCCCGATGGCCTGCTCTTCGTGGGCCATTCCGAAGCCCTGCTGGACACCACCCTGGGCTTCCAATCCCTGGGTCAGACCATGTACCGGCGCAGGACGGCCCCATGA
- the cysK gene encoding cysteine synthase A: MSRPTDRPNRVEHAYDLVGYTPVVRLNRVVPAGSAKIYVKLESANPGGSVKDRIALSMITDAEARGFLKPGMTLLEATSGNTGIGLAFVAAAKGYKIALVMPDTMTQERRALLKAYGAELVLTPGSGGMKAAVDKAQELADSDPNYFLVRQFENPANPAVHRRTTALEILEQVPELDAFVSGVGTGGTVTGVGEVLAEKKPGTLVVAVEPETSPLLSTGKAGPHKLQGLGPNFVPGILNRDAFQRIVPVGYEDSIATTRRLAREEGLLTGISTGAIVFAALQVAKELGEGKTVVAVLCDTGERYLTHPLFAEIDGPAI, from the coding sequence ATGAGCCGCCCCACCGATCGTCCCAACCGCGTCGAACACGCCTACGACCTGGTGGGCTACACCCCCGTCGTGCGCCTGAACCGGGTGGTGCCCGCGGGTTCCGCCAAGATCTACGTGAAGCTGGAGAGCGCCAATCCCGGCGGCAGCGTCAAGGATCGCATCGCCCTCAGCATGATCACCGATGCCGAGGCCCGCGGCTTCCTCAAGCCGGGCATGACTTTGCTGGAAGCCACCAGCGGCAACACCGGCATCGGCCTGGCTTTCGTGGCCGCGGCCAAGGGCTACAAGATCGCCCTGGTCATGCCCGACACCATGACGCAGGAGCGCCGCGCCCTCCTGAAGGCCTACGGCGCCGAGCTGGTGTTGACGCCCGGCTCCGGCGGCATGAAGGCTGCCGTGGACAAGGCCCAGGAACTGGCGGACAGCGATCCCAACTACTTCCTGGTGCGCCAGTTCGAGAATCCTGCCAACCCCGCCGTGCACCGCCGCACCACGGCCCTGGAGATTCTGGAACAGGTGCCTGAATTGGATGCCTTCGTGTCCGGCGTGGGCACGGGCGGCACCGTGACCGGTGTGGGCGAAGTGCTGGCCGAGAAGAAGCCCGGCACCCTGGTGGTGGCCGTGGAACCTGAAACCTCGCCCCTGCTGAGCACCGGCAAGGCCGGGCCGCACAAGCTGCAGGGCCTGGGGCCCAACTTCGTGCCTGGCATCCTCAACCGCGACGCTTTTCAGCGCATCGTGCCTGTGGGCTACGAGGATTCCATCGCCACCACCCGCCGCCTCGCCCGCGAAGAGGGCCTGCTGACGGGCATCAGCACCGGCGCCATCGTGTTTGCGGCCCTTCAGGTGGCCAAGGAACTGGGTGAAGGGAAAACCGTGGTGGCCGTGCTCTGCGACACCGGCGAACGCTACCTGACCCACCCCCTCTTCGCGGAAATTGACGGACCTGCCATCTGA
- a CDS encoding chemotaxis protein CheA, translating to MSDPMAQFREAFFEEAAELANGMEATLLSLDLDALEVEDLHSLFRAAHSIKGNAGTFGFPAVAAFTHQLESTLEPVRQGTRPMTSDLRELLLQGVDLIRSHLHHARRDEALPPRDQQAQDALVARLQEDGGRPGSAPAESAPNRIQVTQSGTGFAIRFEAPRDAFRRGVNLERIFRDLARLGTLRSWPDLAALPAMEALDPEDCHLAWDLRLETERPLADVEEVFEFVAEGDNLRIQALTPAGAVPPLGDFLLADTDVSPADIREALALQKPLGELLVDMGKVKPEAVSKALDQQQKKRNQAEASTVRVATEKIDRLVNLVGELVITQAMLAQASQQSNSLQGEEQMSAALLQLDRQTRELQERVMGIRMVPVEMVFSRFPRMVHELGKQLGKDVELVMEGQATELDKTFIEMLVDPLTHLVRNAVDHGMETKEERLASGKPGMGTIALRASSRGGHIHIEVKDDGKGLNRDRIYQKALALGLLQPGNRPADEELNLLIFEPGFSTVEQISDLSGRGVGMDVVRQNVRSLGGRIEVESQSGRGTLIRLVLPLTLAILDGLTVRVADETFVFPLASVLESFQRQAQDVQTVKGDREVISLRGEFIPVVRLQKLLAVGAEQEGTERTLLVLVESEGRRAAMAVDELLGQQQVVIKSLETHYRRVEGISGATILGDGRVALILDVPGLMRLEAGTAAVGA from the coding sequence ATGTCCGACCCCATGGCCCAATTCCGCGAAGCCTTTTTCGAGGAGGCCGCCGAGCTCGCCAACGGCATGGAGGCCACCCTCCTGTCCCTGGATCTGGACGCGCTGGAGGTGGAAGACCTCCACTCGCTCTTCCGCGCCGCCCACTCCATCAAGGGCAATGCCGGCACCTTCGGCTTTCCCGCGGTCGCCGCGTTCACCCACCAATTGGAAAGCACGCTCGAGCCCGTGCGCCAGGGCACCCGCCCCATGACTTCAGACCTGCGCGAACTCCTGCTCCAGGGCGTCGATCTCATCCGCAGCCACCTGCACCATGCCCGCCGCGATGAGGCCCTCCCGCCCAGGGACCAGCAGGCCCAGGATGCCCTGGTGGCGCGGCTGCAGGAGGATGGCGGAAGGCCCGGGTCGGCCCCGGCCGAGTCCGCCCCGAACCGCATCCAGGTCACCCAGAGCGGCACGGGCTTTGCCATCCGCTTCGAGGCGCCGAGGGATGCCTTCCGTCGGGGCGTGAACCTGGAGCGGATCTTCCGCGATCTGGCCAGGCTGGGCACGCTGCGCAGCTGGCCCGATCTGGCTGCGCTCCCGGCCATGGAGGCCCTGGATCCCGAGGATTGCCACCTCGCCTGGGATTTGCGCCTGGAAACCGAGCGGCCCCTGGCCGATGTGGAAGAAGTCTTCGAGTTCGTGGCAGAGGGGGACAACCTCCGCATCCAGGCCCTGACCCCGGCGGGAGCCGTGCCTCCCTTGGGCGACTTCCTGCTGGCCGACACCGATGTCAGCCCCGCGGACATCCGCGAGGCGCTGGCCCTGCAGAAGCCCCTGGGCGAACTGCTGGTGGACATGGGCAAGGTGAAACCCGAAGCCGTCAGCAAGGCTCTGGACCAGCAGCAGAAGAAACGGAACCAGGCTGAAGCCTCCACCGTGCGGGTGGCCACGGAGAAGATCGACCGCCTGGTGAACCTGGTGGGTGAGCTGGTCATCACCCAGGCCATGCTCGCGCAGGCTTCTCAACAATCCAACAGCCTGCAGGGCGAAGAGCAGATGAGCGCCGCCCTGCTGCAGCTGGACCGGCAGACGCGCGAACTGCAGGAGCGGGTCATGGGCATCCGCATGGTGCCCGTGGAAATGGTGTTCTCCCGGTTCCCCCGCATGGTCCACGAGCTGGGCAAGCAGTTGGGCAAGGATGTGGAACTGGTCATGGAGGGCCAAGCCACCGAGTTGGACAAGACCTTCATCGAGATGCTGGTGGATCCCCTCACCCACCTGGTGCGCAACGCCGTGGACCACGGCATGGAGACCAAGGAGGAGCGCCTGGCCTCGGGCAAGCCCGGCATGGGCACCATCGCCCTGCGGGCTTCCAGCCGGGGTGGCCACATCCACATCGAGGTGAAGGATGACGGCAAGGGCCTGAACCGTGACCGCATCTACCAGAAAGCCCTGGCCCTGGGCCTTCTCCAGCCCGGCAACCGTCCCGCCGACGAAGAACTGAACCTGCTCATCTTCGAGCCGGGTTTCTCCACGGTGGAGCAGATCTCGGATCTCTCCGGGCGGGGCGTGGGCATGGACGTGGTGCGCCAGAATGTACGCAGCCTGGGCGGGCGCATTGAAGTGGAAAGCCAGAGCGGGCGCGGCACCCTGATCCGCCTGGTGCTGCCCCTCACGCTGGCGATCCTGGATGGGCTCACGGTGAGGGTGGCTGACGAGACCTTCGTGTTCCCCCTGGCCTCGGTGCTGGAGAGCTTCCAGCGACAAGCCCAGGATGTGCAGACCGTGAAGGGCGACCGGGAAGTCATCAGCCTGCGCGGGGAGTTCATCCCCGTGGTGCGGCTTCAGAAACTGCTGGCGGTGGGCGCAGAGCAGGAAGGAACGGAGCGCACCCTCCTGGTGCTGGTGGAATCCGAGGGCCGCCGTGCCGCCATGGCTGTGGATGAGCTGCTGGGCCAGCAGCAGGTGGTCATCAAGAGCCTGGAGACCCACTACCGGCGGGTGGAGGGCATTTCTGGCGCCACCATTCTCGGCGATGGCCGCGTGGCCCTGATCCTCGATGTGCCCGGGCTCATGCGCCTGGAGGCCGGGACCGCTGCGGTCGGAGCATGA
- a CDS encoding methyl-accepting chemotaxis protein: protein MNRWFRGAPAAGPEPILEPPPPAAPDGLLRANLLRVAAHEASMLEGRVNFLTPELMQVDSLVREAAGTLQDALKTLDRSVQHQHSLASDVQATMRTSLEGSSESEGFDAMSATIMGTLDGFVNHMLEISQSTVQLAEQVDDIRDRSGRMEGMLVELTEIAGRTHLLSLNASIEAAHARQFGAGFAVVAGEVSKLADRSTALSGIIQEQVLGTRAALDRTDAQVQAIASKDMNVALRSKGESEALVHSLQTTNWLVKDLVGQLEDNARTISSQVGHVVRCLQFEDLVHQTLMACLQDLGNLLDQAQAWKAFEASLQEGGPEAEALATLDEALRGIEEARVQFRAVKSGSLNAGDVDLF from the coding sequence ATGAATCGTTGGTTCCGGGGCGCCCCGGCAGCGGGGCCCGAGCCCATCCTTGAACCGCCACCACCGGCAGCTCCGGATGGACTGTTGCGGGCGAACCTCCTCCGCGTGGCCGCCCATGAAGCCAGCATGCTGGAGGGGCGGGTGAATTTCCTCACCCCGGAGCTGATGCAGGTGGACAGCCTGGTGCGAGAAGCGGCGGGCACCCTCCAAGACGCCTTGAAAACCCTGGACCGCAGCGTTCAGCACCAGCACAGCCTGGCCAGCGACGTGCAGGCCACCATGCGCACCTCCCTCGAGGGCTCTTCAGAATCCGAGGGCTTCGATGCCATGAGCGCCACCATCATGGGCACCCTCGATGGCTTCGTGAACCACATGCTGGAGATCTCCCAATCCACCGTGCAGTTGGCGGAGCAAGTGGACGACATCCGTGATCGCTCCGGGCGCATGGAAGGCATGCTGGTCGAGCTGACCGAGATCGCCGGCCGCACCCACCTGCTCTCCCTGAATGCCAGCATCGAGGCGGCCCACGCCCGCCAGTTCGGCGCAGGCTTCGCGGTGGTGGCGGGCGAGGTATCCAAGCTGGCGGACCGCAGCACGGCCCTCAGCGGCATCATCCAAGAGCAGGTTCTCGGCACCCGGGCCGCCCTGGACCGCACGGATGCCCAGGTTCAGGCCATCGCCAGCAAAGACATGAACGTGGCTTTGCGCTCCAAGGGCGAATCCGAAGCCCTGGTGCATTCGCTGCAGACCACCAATTGGCTGGTGAAGGATCTGGTGGGCCAACTGGAGGACAACGCCCGGACCATTTCCTCCCAGGTGGGCCACGTGGTGCGTTGCCTCCAGTTCGAAGATCTGGTGCACCAGACCCTCATGGCCTGCCTCCAGGATCTGGGCAACTTGCTCGATCAGGCCCAGGCCTGGAAGGCCTTCGAGGCCAGCCTGCAAGAGGGCGGACCCGAGGCCGAGGCCCTCGCCACCCTTGATGAAGCGCTTCGCGGCATCGAGGAAGCCCGGGTGCAGTTCCGCGCGGTGAAGAGCGGTTCGCTCAACGCTGGCGATGTCGACCTTTTCTGA
- a CDS encoding chemotaxis response regulator protein-glutamate methylesterase, which translates to MNAERKRRVLVVDDSALVRQVLVSILSRHPLLDVVGTAKDPYDARERIKELDPDVLTLDVEMPRMDGLTFLGKLMKAHPMPAVMLSSLTAKGTATALDALDLGAVDVIGKPAMNQASGLEAMGTEIAETVYAASLARVAGRRAPTPLPHASLAPLAQRAKAGRALIAIGSSTGGTEALRQIFEAIPENLPPIAVVQHMLPGFTAAFAERLDRSCRARVKVAEDGEALKPGTVYLAPNEAHLTVGRHSVGLVAMLEVGDRVSRHLPSVDVLFQSAAEACGHHALGVILTGMGDDGARGLLQMRQKGARTLGQDEATCVVYGMPRAAFLRGAVEEQAPLHTIAGRLVAWCERDS; encoded by the coding sequence ATGAATGCGGAACGGAAACGCCGGGTTCTGGTGGTCGATGACAGCGCCCTGGTGCGCCAGGTGCTCGTCAGCATCCTTTCCCGGCATCCCCTGCTGGATGTTGTGGGCACCGCCAAGGATCCCTACGATGCCCGGGAGCGCATCAAAGAACTGGATCCAGATGTTTTGACACTGGATGTCGAAATGCCCCGCATGGATGGCCTCACCTTCCTGGGCAAGCTCATGAAGGCCCACCCCATGCCCGCGGTGATGCTGTCCAGCCTCACCGCCAAGGGCACCGCCACCGCCCTGGACGCACTGGACCTGGGCGCGGTGGATGTCATCGGCAAACCCGCCATGAATCAGGCCTCTGGCCTGGAGGCCATGGGCACTGAAATTGCCGAAACGGTGTACGCCGCCTCCCTGGCCCGGGTCGCGGGCCGCCGTGCGCCCACGCCCCTGCCCCATGCTTCGCTGGCTCCCCTGGCCCAGCGGGCCAAGGCGGGCCGCGCCCTCATCGCCATCGGCTCCAGCACAGGCGGCACCGAAGCCCTGCGCCAGATCTTCGAGGCCATTCCCGAGAACCTGCCGCCCATCGCCGTGGTGCAGCACATGCTGCCGGGCTTCACCGCCGCCTTTGCCGAGCGCCTGGACCGCAGCTGCCGGGCCCGGGTGAAGGTGGCTGAGGATGGCGAAGCCTTGAAACCCGGCACCGTCTACCTCGCCCCCAACGAGGCTCACCTGACCGTGGGCCGGCACAGCGTAGGGCTGGTGGCCATGCTCGAGGTGGGCGACCGCGTTTCCCGCCACCTGCCCTCGGTGGACGTGCTCTTCCAGTCCGCCGCCGAGGCCTGCGGCCACCACGCCCTGGGTGTCATCCTCACCGGCATGGGTGACGACGGCGCCCGCGGGCTGCTGCAGATGCGCCAGAAGGGCGCCCGCACCCTGGGCCAGGACGAGGCCACCTGCGTGGTCTATGGCATGCCCCGGGCCGCCTTCCTGCGCGGCGCAGTGGAGGAGCAGGCGCCCCTCCACACCATCGCCGGACGCCTGGTGGCCTGGTGCGAGCGGGATAGCTAG
- a CDS encoding ATP-binding cassette domain-containing protein encodes MIQIHDLALDAADGNLLLEGVRLSVARGGRQLVTGPSGSGKSRLLRVVAGTERPARGRVTVDGRDLWPGEGAFAHMGRLSLGLAFATGGLLSNLSLRENVALPLRMRGTAGQDWAARTDAALHRLGLQAVAGLRPHAVSAAARKHANLARVLALDPDLILLDDPLEGLDAADHSVALEVIHGWVSRGKTLLVAQEEPGALAALATERLDLHAHLIPWGTP; translated from the coding sequence ATGATCCAGATCCACGATCTCGCTCTGGATGCCGCTGATGGCAACCTCCTGCTGGAGGGAGTGCGCCTGTCGGTGGCACGAGGCGGCCGACAGCTTGTCACTGGCCCCAGTGGCAGTGGGAAGAGCCGGTTGTTGCGGGTGGTGGCTGGCACGGAACGGCCTGCCCGGGGCCGTGTCACGGTGGATGGGCGCGACCTGTGGCCGGGGGAAGGGGCCTTCGCGCACATGGGGCGGCTGAGCCTGGGGCTGGCTTTCGCCACGGGCGGGCTGCTGTCGAACCTGAGCCTGCGGGAGAACGTCGCGTTGCCCCTGAGGATGCGCGGTACCGCGGGTCAGGATTGGGCGGCCCGCACCGATGCGGCCCTTCATCGTCTTGGGCTGCAGGCGGTGGCAGGGCTGCGTCCCCACGCCGTTAGCGCGGCCGCCCGCAAGCATGCGAACCTGGCCCGGGTGCTGGCCCTGGATCCCGACCTGATCCTGCTGGATGATCCCCTGGAAGGACTCGACGCCGCGGATCACAGCGTGGCCCTGGAGGTGATCCACGGCTGGGTCTCCCGGGGCAAGACGCTGCTGGTGGCCCAGGAAGAGCCGGGGGCCCTGGCGGCTCTGGCCACGGAGCGGTTGGATCTGCATGCCCATCTCATCCCCTGGGGGACGCCATGA
- a CDS encoding MlaD family protein → MKFEKQDARLGLLVLAALGLFLGLLAYKNAGAVTERSYPLVVRLDQMEGLAAGADVQLKGYRVGSVERVDLRQEGKDYHFLARIAVKEDIKLWRGTRASLAPKGVGSVMLDLRLPDLAERTVPLAAGDEIPGDSGTSIAGVLDRADHLMASLQAGVDALRTRIEKKGLGDVLEHPAVRQTLHSLDGTLREFQALAKDSRGLVGHADHSMAEADKALADLDKSLAGVRTLLEKRGPELDQILVSLAASLKQADAFMGRFATEDQPELEQSLKSLRRSLASVEELLELLKQKPNRVVWGTPSETERERARKALEAKQAPPKP, encoded by the coding sequence ATGAAATTCGAGAAACAGGATGCCCGTCTCGGCCTGCTGGTGCTGGCCGCCTTGGGCTTGTTCCTGGGTTTGTTGGCCTACAAGAACGCGGGGGCGGTGACGGAGCGCAGCTATCCCCTGGTGGTGCGCCTGGACCAGATGGAAGGCCTGGCGGCGGGGGCGGACGTTCAGCTCAAGGGCTACCGCGTGGGTTCCGTGGAGCGGGTCGACCTGCGGCAGGAAGGAAAGGATTACCACTTCCTGGCGCGCATCGCTGTGAAGGAGGACATCAAGCTCTGGCGCGGCACACGGGCGAGCCTTGCCCCCAAGGGCGTGGGCAGCGTCATGCTGGATCTGCGGCTGCCGGACCTGGCGGAGCGCACGGTGCCGCTGGCCGCGGGCGACGAGATTCCCGGGGACAGCGGCACCTCCATCGCGGGTGTGCTGGACCGGGCCGACCACCTCATGGCCAGTCTGCAGGCGGGGGTGGATGCCCTGCGGACGCGCATCGAGAAGAAGGGCCTCGGTGATGTGCTGGAGCATCCGGCCGTGCGCCAGACCCTGCACTCGCTGGATGGCACCCTCCGCGAGTTCCAGGCTCTGGCCAAGGACAGCCGAGGCCTCGTGGGCCATGCCGATCACAGCATGGCTGAGGCCGACAAGGCCCTGGCTGATCTGGACAAGAGCCTCGCAGGCGTGCGCACCCTGTTGGAGAAGCGCGGCCCCGAGCTGGATCAGATCCTTGTGAGCCTGGCCGCCAGCCTCAAGCAGGCCGATGCCTTCATGGGCCGCTTTGCTACAGAGGACCAACCGGAACTGGAGCAGAGCCTCAAGAGCCTGCGCCGGTCCCTGGCCTCGGTGGAGGAGCTGCTCGAACTCCTCAAGCAGAAACCCAACCGCGTGGTGTGGGGCACCCCCAGCGAGACTGAGCGCGAGCGGGCGCGGAAGGCCCTGGAGGCCAAGCAGGCGCCCCCCAAACCCTGA
- a CDS encoding Rrf2 family transcriptional regulator, whose translation MKGSAKGRYGLQFMVELALQAGRGPVLVDVVAERQGLPAKFLRVLLGSLKSAGLVKVQRGPSGGCELAKHPSHITVLEILETLEGRLGTSDLPEEATYGARAVRELWNRSTDAARAVLQSTSLADLADRQRALELDSQGYSI comes from the coding sequence ATGAAGGGATCGGCGAAGGGCCGCTACGGATTGCAGTTCATGGTGGAGCTGGCCCTGCAGGCCGGACGCGGACCGGTGCTGGTGGATGTCGTGGCTGAGCGCCAGGGCCTGCCCGCCAAGTTTCTGCGGGTGCTCTTGGGCAGCTTGAAGAGTGCAGGTCTGGTGAAAGTGCAGCGGGGCCCCAGCGGTGGCTGCGAACTGGCCAAGCACCCCAGCCACATCACCGTGCTGGAAATCCTGGAAACGCTGGAAGGGCGCCTGGGCACCTCGGATCTGCCCGAGGAGGCCACCTATGGGGCCCGCGCCGTACGGGAATTGTGGAACCGCAGCACCGACGCCGCCCGGGCCGTGCTGCAAAGCACTTCCCTGGCCGATCTGGCGGACCGCCAGCGGGCCCTGGAACTGGACAGCCAGGGCTACTCCATCTGA
- a CDS encoding CAP domain-containing protein encodes MRIVALFFCLFAGWSTGLGQVPGRALVLEKASAFERAVVQEMSDARVQPKVYARHLRELRPYFEGTLWNRPGRTPLRTEEGVKALDEAIAFLEAQRPMGPLRFNEGLALAARRHARDIGPRGVLDHVGADGARLSERLNRLGTWHGLIAENIGTLEEDPRQVVIQLLVDDGVASRGHRGNIFNADLHQAGAGTAPHREYRVVTVIDYADGFVLGP; translated from the coding sequence ATGAGGATTGTCGCGCTGTTCTTTTGCCTGTTCGCCGGATGGTCCACCGGGCTTGGGCAGGTCCCAGGCCGGGCTCTGGTCCTGGAGAAGGCCTCGGCCTTCGAGCGCGCTGTGGTTCAGGAGATGAGTGATGCCCGGGTGCAGCCCAAGGTCTATGCCCGGCACCTCCGGGAACTGAGGCCCTATTTCGAGGGCACCCTGTGGAACCGCCCCGGGCGCACGCCCCTGCGCACGGAGGAAGGCGTGAAGGCCCTGGACGAGGCCATCGCCTTCCTGGAGGCGCAGCGGCCCATGGGGCCCCTTCGTTTCAATGAGGGCTTGGCTCTGGCGGCGCGCCGTCATGCCCGGGACATCGGACCCCGCGGTGTGCTGGACCATGTGGGCGCAGATGGCGCGCGGCTGTCCGAGCGGCTCAACCGCCTGGGAACCTGGCACGGCCTCATCGCGGAAAACATCGGCACCCTGGAGGAGGATCCCCGCCAGGTGGTCATCCAGCTGCTGGTTGATGATGGCGTCGCGAGTCGCGGGCATCGGGGGAACATTTTCAATGCAGATCTCCACCAGGCTGGCGCCGGCACGGCCCCGCACCGGGAGTACCGCGTGGTGACGGTCATCGACTACGCGGATGGTTTCGTTCTCGGCCCCTGA
- the cheD gene encoding chemoreceptor glutamine deamidase CheD, protein MTPPPASLVHGRASKYLDRNFNRLAMKILPGEFYATAQDEVIVTVLGSCVAACIMDPIAMVGGMNHFMLPTKPGERDKDVFFAARYGAAAMEFLINDLMHLGAQRDRLVAKAFGGGKVMRGMTTDVGNQNVEFVRQFLRNEDIPLWSEDMGGPHPRKVYFFPHTGQVLVKRMERTHNETVLNRELSYIQEVSRSSSGGDVELFT, encoded by the coding sequence ATGACCCCACCTCCCGCCTCTCTGGTCCACGGTCGCGCGTCGAAATACCTCGACCGCAACTTCAACCGCCTGGCCATGAAGATCCTGCCTGGCGAATTCTACGCCACGGCCCAGGACGAGGTGATCGTCACCGTGCTCGGCAGCTGCGTGGCCGCCTGCATCATGGATCCCATCGCCATGGTGGGCGGCATGAACCATTTCATGCTCCCGACGAAGCCAGGAGAGCGCGACAAGGACGTGTTCTTCGCCGCCCGCTATGGCGCCGCCGCCATGGAATTCCTCATCAACGACCTGATGCACCTCGGCGCGCAGCGGGACCGCCTGGTGGCCAAAGCCTTCGGCGGCGGCAAGGTGATGCGGGGCATGACCACCGATGTGGGAAACCAGAACGTGGAATTCGTCCGGCAGTTCCTCCGCAACGAGGACATCCCTCTCTGGAGTGAGGACATGGGCGGGCCGCACCCCCGCAAGGTCTATTTCTTCCCCCACACCGGACAGGTGCTGGTGAAGCGCATGGAGCGCACCCACAACGAGACGGTCCTGAACCGCGAGCTGAGTTACATCCAGGAAGTCTCCCGATCCTCGTCGGGCGGTGATGTGGAGCTGTTCACATGA
- a CDS encoding response regulator, translated as MGHCILTVDDSSTMRQMITFTLKGAGYDVLEAADGVEGLEMAKGKKLSLIITDVNMPRMDGITLVQRLRALPEFKFTPILVLTTESDASMKQKGKDAGATGWIVKPFSPEKLLEVVNKVL; from the coding sequence ATGGGCCATTGCATTCTCACCGTCGATGACTCGAGCACCATGCGCCAGATGATCACCTTCACCTTGAAGGGCGCGGGCTACGACGTTCTGGAAGCCGCGGACGGCGTGGAAGGGCTGGAGATGGCCAAAGGCAAAAAGCTGTCCCTGATCATCACCGACGTGAACATGCCGCGCATGGATGGCATCACGCTCGTGCAGCGCCTGCGGGCCCTTCCGGAGTTCAAGTTCACACCCATCCTCGTGCTCACCACCGAATCCGATGCCTCCATGAAGCAGAAGGGCAAGGATGCAGGTGCCACGGGATGGATCGTCAAACCCTTCAGCCCCGAGAAACTCCTGGAAGTGGTGAACAAAGTCCTCTGA
- a CDS encoding ABC transporter permease, whose protein sequence is MTVFLARLGAPVRGFLEFLGDQAHLVLRTLRHALLLRMDQLGVVAGQLKLQVRFTGLDALLLICGTALLLGAVTLIQAFSQLSGLGAENYIGVLMALIILRELGPLLTAVLVIGRSSTAIAAELGAMQLNGEVDALAAHGINPYQYLLLPRWLGAVIALFALVVFFDATALAGGFLVAKLKYGVTFGFFMDSVRQALSNRDFFATLLKVLMFSGAITFHACHFGLRIQRSQTEIPQAVTKTVVTALVAVFALDGLIAALFYF, encoded by the coding sequence GTGACGGTATTCCTTGCCCGACTCGGCGCGCCGGTGCGCGGCTTCCTCGAGTTCCTGGGCGATCAGGCCCACCTGGTGCTGCGGACCCTCCGCCACGCGCTGCTGCTGCGCATGGATCAGCTTGGGGTGGTGGCCGGACAGCTCAAATTGCAGGTCCGCTTCACGGGGCTCGATGCCCTGCTGCTCATCTGCGGTACGGCCCTGCTGCTTGGGGCCGTGACCCTCATCCAGGCCTTCAGCCAGCTCTCGGGGCTGGGCGCGGAGAACTACATCGGCGTGCTCATGGCGCTCATCATCCTGCGGGAACTGGGGCCCCTGCTGACGGCCGTGCTGGTCATCGGCCGCAGCTCGACGGCCATCGCGGCGGAGCTGGGCGCCATGCAGTTGAACGGCGAAGTGGATGCCCTCGCCGCCCACGGGATCAACCCCTACCAGTACCTCCTGCTGCCCCGCTGGCTGGGCGCGGTGATCGCCCTGTTCGCCCTGGTGGTGTTCTTCGATGCCACGGCCCTGGCCGGCGGATTCCTCGTGGCGAAGCTGAAATACGGCGTCACCTTCGGCTTCTTCATGGATTCCGTGCGACAGGCTTTGTCCAATCGGGATTTCTTCGCCACCCTGCTCAAGGTGCTGATGTTCTCAGGGGCGATCACCTTTCACGCCTGCCACTTCGGCCTGCGCATTCAGCGCAGCCAGACCGAAATCCCTCAGGCCGTCACCAAAACCGTGGTCACGGCGTTGGTGGCGGTCTTCGCCCTGGACGGCCTCATCGCCGCCCTGTTTTATTTCTGA